Proteins from a genomic interval of Psychrobacter fulvigenes:
- a CDS encoding HpaII family restriction endonuclease has translation MTIKGNIGEWSEIYTLLKVLGEEKLYAGNESLEKLEDIVYPVIKVLRTEASGNFEYQINQNIVFISSNGKELLRLPAEEFTRKAQITLKQVLNNKKLKNTTFAIPEIEAFMEQIHCKSLKASSTQKTDITIVIHDEKTNQQPVLGFSIKSQLGSPSTLLNAGKTTNFRYKVNGLTSTQLAEINAIEGRKKIIDRVAKIKILGGILTFDKILNSTFSNNLILIDSLLPQIISEMLLSFYTKDSSTVADLVQLIENSNPIGFDNSNEHRFYTYKVKKMLTDMALGLTPAKVWTGKYDATGGYLVVKDDGEVLCYHLYNRNDFEDYLFANTKLETASTTRYAFGSIYQEGEDLYFNLNLQIRFIK, from the coding sequence ATGACGATAAAAGGCAATATCGGTGAATGGAGCGAGATTTATACCCTCCTCAAAGTGTTAGGTGAAGAAAAACTTTATGCAGGTAACGAGTCGCTAGAAAAGCTAGAAGATATTGTTTACCCAGTAATCAAAGTCTTAAGAACAGAAGCAAGCGGAAATTTTGAATACCAAATCAATCAAAACATAGTATTCATATCCTCAAATGGAAAAGAGCTATTGAGATTACCTGCCGAAGAATTTACGCGAAAAGCACAGATAACTCTTAAGCAAGTTCTAAATAATAAAAAACTTAAAAACACTACTTTTGCTATTCCAGAAATAGAAGCTTTTATGGAGCAAATCCACTGTAAATCTTTAAAAGCATCATCCACCCAAAAAACCGATATCACCATCGTGATTCACGATGAAAAAACCAATCAACAACCTGTCCTTGGCTTTAGTATCAAATCGCAGCTTGGCAGCCCCTCGACTTTATTAAACGCAGGGAAAACAACAAACTTTCGCTATAAAGTTAATGGGTTAACAAGCACTCAATTAGCTGAAATAAACGCCATTGAGGGTCGCAAAAAAATTATAGACAGGGTCGCAAAAATAAAAATACTGGGTGGTATTCTGACGTTTGATAAAATCTTAAATAGCACCTTTTCAAATAACCTCATATTAATTGATAGCCTTTTGCCCCAAATAATCAGTGAGATGCTTCTTAGTTTTTATACTAAAGACTCATCTACTGTAGCTGACTTGGTTCAACTGATAGAAAACTCAAACCCTATCGGCTTTGATAATTCAAATGAACACCGTTTTTACACCTACAAGGTAAAAAAGATGCTTACCGATATGGCATTAGGCCTAACACCTGCCAAGGTTTGGACTGGAAAATATGATGCTACTGGCGGGTACTTAGTGGTTAAAGATGATGGCGAGGTACTTTGCTATCACCTTTATAATAGGAATGACTTTGAGGACTATTTGTTTGCTAATACCAAACTAGAAACAGCAAGCACGACAAGATATGCTTTTGGCAGTATTTATCAAGAAGGTGAGGATTTATATTTTAATTTGAATTTGCAGATTCGCTTTATAAAGTAG
- a CDS encoding DNA cytosine methyltransferase, translated as MKITDNFLQEILENRKFKKDFIHQQNKIAALTHFLNNTNNLYSDHFKVEAFDFLEAALSWKFPNETISEDLVEDVMNSLENNVNIDYPFLAPDNPKFTFIDLFAGIGGFRLALQNLGGSCVFSSEWDTYSKQTYKANFGKLPFGDITLPETKAAIPKSFDILCAGFPCQAFSIAGKRGGFEDTRGTLFFDVAEIIAKHKPKAFFLENVKGLTNHDKGRTLATILNVLREDLGYYVPEPKIMNAKDFGVPQNRERIFIVGFRKDLNINSFQYPEPLSLDTCVSDIIEEKEVSVKYYLSKQYLSTLVEHKKRHADKGNGFGYEILKNDGIANAVVCGGMGRERNLVLDNRLTNFTPVTNIKGEVNREGVRKMTPREWARLQGFPDSYKLVVSDAQAYKQFGNSVAVPAIQATAKQILNTLEIQ; from the coding sequence ATGAAAATTACAGATAACTTCTTGCAAGAAATCCTTGAAAATAGGAAGTTTAAAAAAGACTTCATCCATCAGCAAAATAAGATTGCAGCACTGACGCACTTTTTGAATAATACAAACAACTTATACTCTGATCACTTCAAAGTTGAAGCATTTGACTTTTTAGAAGCCGCATTATCATGGAAGTTTCCTAATGAGACCATATCTGAGGATTTGGTTGAAGATGTTATGAACTCACTTGAGAACAATGTAAACATAGACTACCCATTCCTAGCACCTGACAACCCGAAATTTACTTTTATAGATTTATTTGCTGGTATTGGTGGTTTTAGATTGGCACTACAGAACCTTGGCGGCAGTTGTGTTTTTTCGAGTGAGTGGGATACTTATTCAAAGCAAACCTATAAAGCCAATTTTGGAAAATTACCCTTTGGTGATATTACCCTTCCTGAAACTAAGGCTGCCATCCCTAAGTCATTTGATATTTTATGTGCAGGTTTTCCTTGTCAGGCGTTTTCTATCGCTGGCAAAAGAGGTGGGTTTGAGGACACTAGAGGGACTCTTTTTTTTGACGTCGCTGAAATTATTGCCAAACACAAACCTAAAGCTTTTTTCTTAGAAAACGTTAAAGGTTTGACCAACCATGATAAAGGGAGAACCTTAGCAACCATATTAAATGTGCTAAGAGAAGATCTTGGATACTATGTGCCAGAACCAAAGATAATGAATGCAAAAGACTTTGGAGTACCTCAGAACCGAGAGCGCATATTTATAGTGGGTTTTAGAAAAGACTTAAATATAAATTCATTCCAGTACCCTGAGCCACTGTCTTTGGATACTTGTGTTAGCGATATTATTGAAGAAAAAGAAGTGTCTGTTAAATACTATCTATCCAAACAATATCTATCTACATTAGTAGAACATAAAAAACGACATGCCGATAAAGGCAATGGTTTTGGTTATGAAATTTTGAAAAATGATGGTATTGCCAATGCAGTCGTTTGTGGTGGCATGGGACGAGAACGTAATTTAGTATTAGACAATAGATTAACCAACTTCACACCCGTCACTAATATCAAAGGTGAAGTAAACCGTGAGGGTGTCCGTAAAATGACACCGAGAGAATGGGCAAGACTTCAAGGCTTTCCAGACAGTTATAAACTTGTGGTTTCAGATGCTCAGGCGTATAAACAGTTTGGTAACTCGGTAGCAGTTCCGGCTATTCAAGCAACCGCTAAACAAATACTTAATACTTTGGAAATACAATGA
- a CDS encoding ferredoxin--NADP reductase, which produces MSKLRTETVTEVHHWNDSLFSIKTTRDDGLRFRNGEFAMIGLVVDGRPLLRAYSLASPNYEEHLEFFSIKVQDGPLTSRLQHIKVGDELLVSKKPTGTLVLDDLLPGKHLYMLATGTGLAPFLSLSRDPEVYERFEKIILVHGVRHVEDLAYREMFENELPNDEIFGEWYREKFIYYPTVTREDFRNTGRATDLMTSGKLFEDIGLPPINKEDDRVMICGSMPFNADLSKILDDFGLTVSPRMGVQADYVVERAFVG; this is translated from the coding sequence ATGTCAAAACTTCGCACCGAAACGGTCACAGAGGTTCATCACTGGAACGACTCCCTATTTAGCATCAAAACCACGCGCGATGACGGCTTGCGCTTTCGCAATGGCGAGTTTGCGATGATAGGTCTCGTCGTCGATGGCAGGCCGCTGCTGCGTGCTTACTCACTTGCCAGTCCGAATTATGAAGAGCATTTAGAGTTCTTTTCGATCAAGGTGCAAGACGGCCCTTTAACGTCACGTCTGCAACATATCAAAGTTGGTGACGAGCTATTGGTCAGTAAAAAACCCACAGGCACGCTGGTATTGGACGATTTGTTGCCTGGCAAACACTTATATATGCTTGCCACAGGTACAGGCCTGGCACCATTTTTGTCATTGTCACGTGATCCAGAGGTTTATGAGCGCTTTGAGAAAATCATCTTGGTGCATGGCGTGCGTCATGTAGAGGATTTGGCGTACCGTGAGATGTTCGAAAACGAGCTGCCCAATGATGAGATCTTTGGTGAATGGTACCGTGAAAAGTTCATCTACTATCCTACCGTCACCCGTGAAGACTTTAGAAACACGGGACGTGCGACCGATCTTATGACATCAGGCAAGCTCTTTGAAGACATCGGTCTACCGCCGATAAATAAAGAGGATGATCGCGTTATGATTTGCGGTAGTATGCCTTTTAATGCTGATCTATCGAAGATTTTAGATGACTTTGGTCTCACGGTTTCACCACGTATGGGCGTGCAAGCGGACTATGTGGTTGAGCGTGCCTTTGTCGGTTAA
- a CDS encoding SAM-dependent methyltransferase, with amino-acid sequence MSADKAWLDHDHQNDVHRDSYHQAPIIGYHRAPLSQKFGAPRQPNLVALMSVIEMVAPYDVPEAFVGLEHFSHLWLSWQFHHNYIKQDKAKQNETKGHSNERHNEQSDTANANSTTFRPQVRPPRLGGNQKVGVFASRSMYRPSALGLSVVKLERIEVIEGRVLLMISGADMIDGTPIIDIKPYIAYSDAVADAKSGFATAALEKLVVQMTDTAKQQFMQIAHEQQQAQQNADKQPSTHDSVLYRLQSRLIDADIERIKDLIAYDPRPAYRRDEMNTTFIMRYKSVDVSFQLIESGQLQITAVVEVKDAL; translated from the coding sequence ATGTCTGCTGACAAGGCATGGTTAGATCATGACCATCAAAATGATGTTCATCGAGACAGCTATCATCAAGCGCCCATTATTGGCTATCACCGTGCGCCACTATCACAAAAATTTGGTGCGCCAAGACAGCCAAACTTGGTTGCGCTGATGAGCGTGATAGAGATGGTGGCGCCTTACGATGTGCCCGAGGCGTTTGTCGGTTTAGAGCATTTTAGCCATCTGTGGCTCAGTTGGCAGTTTCATCATAACTATATTAAACAAGATAAAGCTAAGCAAAATGAAACCAAAGGCCATTCTAACGAGCGCCATAACGAGCAGTCGGACACAGCAAATGCAAATAGTACTACGTTTCGTCCGCAAGTCCGTCCGCCAAGACTCGGCGGTAATCAAAAGGTTGGCGTATTTGCCAGTCGTAGTATGTATCGACCGTCAGCTCTGGGACTGTCTGTGGTCAAGCTTGAGCGCATTGAGGTGATCGAAGGGCGCGTGCTACTGATGATTAGCGGCGCTGATATGATCGATGGTACACCGATTATCGATATTAAGCCTTATATCGCTTACAGCGATGCTGTGGCTGACGCTAAGAGTGGCTTTGCGACCGCTGCGCTTGAGAAGTTAGTAGTGCAGATGACTGACACAGCCAAGCAGCAGTTTATGCAAATAGCTCATGAGCAACAGCAGGCTCAGCAAAACGCTGACAAACAACCATCGACGCATGACAGCGTGCTCTATCGTCTACAAAGCCGCTTGATAGATGCAGATATTGAGCGTATTAAAGACCTTATCGCCTATGATCCGCGCCCTGCTTATCGCCGTGATGAGATGAATACCACTTTTATCATGCGTTATAAGTCGGTCGATGTGAGTTTTCAGCTCATAGAATCGGGGCAGTTGCAGATAACGGCTGTTGTAGAGGTTAAGGATGCCTTATAG
- a CDS encoding GspE/PulE family protein: MSAQKYSIMIDLRWCLDELLADRVIDQRGYNLVMTSRRDKDQHPLLTISEFGLPNGHAFGSDPEQTLTLAWLNQWLAAKADMALVRIDPLKIDVPAVTQLMSFEYARSQHILPIEVTMDEVVIGTDQPFYTDWHANIEKLIKSKTYRTVYINPEQINRYRQEFYQVTQAIAGANSIHKRAAADVTNVEALLQLGDNNNPDANDQHIVKVVDWLLQYAFEQRASDIHLEPRRETGKVRFRIDGVLHTVYEMPLAIVVAVTARIKILGRLNVAEKRKPQDGRLKTRTHNGMETELRLSTMPTAFGEKLVMRVFDPEVLVRSFAQLGLSGKQLERWQELTAHPNGIILVTGPTGSGKTTTLYSTLKQLATEQVNVCTIEDPIEMIEPAFNQMQVNPGVDLHFADGIRSLMRQDPDIIMVGEIRDAETANMAVQASLTGHLVLSTLHTNDAPSSITRLHDLGIQPFLTSATILGVMAQRLLRTLCPYCKQAVEVSADSEVAIQWQELVQPWRAAVPAQVYTARGCEHCRHTGYQGRVGLYEIMPLSNELKKLVAADANLDVLKQQAYREGVQPLRLSGAKRISEGVTTIEEVMRVVPLH; encoded by the coding sequence ATGTCTGCTCAGAAGTATTCGATAATGATTGATCTGCGTTGGTGCTTAGATGAGCTACTAGCGGATAGAGTCATTGATCAGCGCGGCTATAATTTGGTGATGACCAGTCGCCGTGATAAAGATCAGCATCCACTGTTGACCATCAGTGAGTTTGGGCTGCCGAATGGCCACGCCTTTGGTAGCGACCCAGAGCAAACATTGACGCTGGCATGGCTCAATCAGTGGCTAGCAGCCAAAGCAGATATGGCGCTCGTGCGTATTGATCCGCTAAAGATCGATGTGCCCGCCGTGACGCAGCTGATGTCGTTTGAATACGCGCGCTCGCAGCATATTTTGCCGATTGAAGTCACGATGGATGAAGTGGTCATCGGTACTGATCAGCCGTTTTATACGGATTGGCACGCTAATATAGAAAAGCTGATTAAATCCAAAACTTATCGCACCGTCTATATCAATCCTGAACAAATCAATCGCTATCGGCAAGAGTTCTATCAAGTCACGCAAGCGATTGCAGGTGCCAACTCCATCCATAAACGCGCTGCTGCGGATGTAACCAACGTCGAGGCGCTATTACAGCTGGGCGACAACAATAATCCCGATGCCAATGACCAACATATCGTCAAAGTCGTCGATTGGCTACTGCAATATGCCTTTGAGCAGCGTGCCAGTGATATCCATCTAGAGCCACGGCGTGAGACAGGCAAGGTGCGCTTTCGTATCGATGGAGTGCTGCATACGGTTTATGAGATGCCACTGGCGATTGTAGTAGCAGTGACGGCGCGAATCAAAATCTTAGGGCGGCTCAATGTCGCAGAGAAGCGCAAACCGCAAGACGGGCGTCTAAAGACCCGTACTCATAATGGCATGGAGACCGAGCTGCGCCTGTCTACCATGCCGACTGCTTTTGGTGAAAAGCTGGTCATGCGGGTATTTGACCCTGAAGTGCTGGTGCGCTCGTTTGCTCAGCTTGGCCTGTCAGGTAAGCAGCTCGAGAGGTGGCAGGAGCTGACGGCGCATCCAAATGGCATTATTCTGGTGACAGGCCCGACTGGCTCTGGTAAGACCACCACGTTATATAGTACGCTCAAGCAGCTCGCCACTGAGCAAGTAAATGTCTGTACCATCGAAGATCCTATTGAGATGATTGAGCCAGCTTTTAATCAGATGCAAGTCAATCCAGGCGTGGATTTGCACTTCGCTGACGGTATTCGCTCCCTGATGCGGCAAGATCCAGACATTATTATGGTTGGCGAGATTCGCGATGCTGAGACTGCCAATATGGCAGTGCAGGCCTCACTGACTGGACACTTAGTGCTATCAACTTTGCATACCAATGATGCGCCCAGCTCTATCACTCGTCTGCATGATTTGGGTATTCAGCCGTTTTTGACGTCGGCGACCATATTGGGCGTGATGGCACAAAGATTGCTACGTACATTATGTCCATACTGTAAGCAAGCAGTGGAGGTGAGTGCAGATAGTGAAGTGGCCATCCAGTGGCAGGAGTTGGTACAGCCTTGGCGTGCTGCAGTGCCAGCTCAAGTTTATACAGCTCGTGGCTGTGAGCACTGTCGTCATACGGGCTATCAGGGCCGAGTCGGTCTCTATGAAATCATGCCCTTATCAAATGAGCTAAAAAAGCTGGTAGCGGCTGATGCCAATTTGGATGTATTGAAGCAGCAAGCCTACCGCGAAGGTGTGCAGCCACTGCGCCTATCTGGTGCCAAGCGCATCAGTGAAGGGGTGACGACCATAGAAGAAGTGATGCGCGTGGTGCCTTTACATTGA
- a CDS encoding TatD family hydrolase — MFTDSHCHLNRLDLTKYDGQLSGAIAAMKDAQVTRAMAIMCDFAEYDEIANIVRTYGDETLNLGMSVGIHPCEDIKILQSATVERLVETANAEHVWAIGETGLDYYWSTENAHEQRESFARHIHASKQLKKPLVVHMRDAKEDTMDILKAEGAEHGIIHCFTEDWETAKRALNLGFYVSFSGIVSFKSAKMIQDAARQMPRDRILIETDSPYLAPVPKRGRPNEPAYVPYVASYLADMYGCSSDEVGALTAKNFENLLAQYH; from the coding sequence ATGTTTACTGATAGTCACTGTCATCTTAACCGTTTGGATTTAACGAAGTATGATGGTCAATTATCTGGCGCGATTGCTGCGATGAAAGACGCCCAAGTCACTCGTGCGATGGCAATTATGTGTGATTTTGCTGAATACGATGAGATTGCCAACATTGTCAGGACCTATGGTGATGAGACGCTAAATCTAGGGATGAGTGTTGGTATTCATCCTTGTGAAGACATCAAAATCTTGCAGTCAGCGACCGTCGAGCGTTTGGTAGAAACTGCCAATGCCGAGCATGTGTGGGCAATAGGCGAGACGGGTCTGGATTACTACTGGTCAACCGAAAACGCCCATGAGCAGCGTGAAAGTTTTGCGCGTCACATTCATGCTAGCAAGCAACTCAAAAAACCGCTCGTTGTGCATATGCGTGATGCTAAAGAAGACACCATGGATATCTTAAAAGCGGAAGGTGCTGAGCATGGCATCATTCACTGCTTTACTGAAGACTGGGAGACGGCAAAGCGCGCACTGAATTTAGGGTTTTACGTGTCGTTTTCGGGCATTGTTAGCTTTAAGAGTGCAAAAATGATTCAAGATGCAGCTAGACAAATGCCTAGAGACCGAATACTTATCGAAACCGATAGTCCTTATTTAGCGCCTGTACCCAAACGTGGCAGACCCAATGAACCTGCATACGTACCCTATGTGGCAAGCTATCTTGCAGACATGTATGGATGCAGTAGCGATGAAGTCGGCGCACTTACTGCAAAAAACTTTGAAAATCTACTGGCACAGTACCATTAA
- a CDS encoding TetR/AcrR family transcriptional regulator has translation MSRQHQFKVREENILAMAEQLLLESGDGDITLDSLADQLDLAKGTLYKHFSSKDELYLRIIIRYEEQLFEINRIDDTPAAGISRMILQQLMNPQKAMLLNQIEERLAASVTGLNRLFGELYDIRRQRMKRMIDIISLYLKDERSRMTTRDYLSSLWALGQGGAGLLNSSFYQRYLGRRDTLRYAFVQQILELPSHYPIYADDEEVMDEDMQELVEQIDTESEEHRKTTY, from the coding sequence ATGAGTCGTCAACACCAATTTAAAGTACGAGAAGAAAATATCTTGGCGATGGCTGAGCAACTGTTACTTGAATCTGGCGATGGTGATATCACTTTGGATAGCTTGGCCGATCAGCTTGATTTGGCGAAAGGCACCCTATACAAGCACTTTTCTAGCAAAGATGAGTTGTATTTGCGTATTATTATTCGCTACGAAGAGCAATTGTTTGAGATCAATCGTATCGATGATACGCCAGCAGCAGGCATTTCACGTATGATCCTGCAGCAGCTGATGAATCCACAAAAAGCCATGCTGCTCAATCAAATCGAGGAGCGTCTGGCGGCTTCTGTAACGGGTCTCAATCGCTTATTTGGCGAGCTATACGATATTCGTCGTCAGCGCATGAAGCGTATGATTGACATTATTAGCTTGTATCTAAAAGATGAGCGCAGCCGGATGACGACTCGTGACTATTTGTCTTCCCTTTGGGCGCTGGGTCAGGGCGGTGCTGGGCTGTTAAATTCAAGCTTCTATCAGCGCTATCTTGGTCGCCGAGATACCCTACGCTATGCTTTTGTGCAGCAGATTTTAGAGCTGCCCAGTCATTATCCTATCTATGCCGATGATGAAGAGGTGATGGATGAGGACATGCAAGAGCTTGTGGAGCAAATCGATACGGAATCAGAAGAGCATCGTAAGACGACTTATTAA
- a CDS encoding prepilin-type N-terminal cleavage/methylation domain-containing protein translates to MPVTVKTQSSSAPYPSAANHIKSLSSEHISIKRIPSSSKQLCFKEIPSKHIDNHAQAGFTLVEIVVVVVILSIFAGMMSLSVGSSESRKNRAFYEHLTDSLSYVRLLAAEGMQPMGLSLQADKQGQVTPVIVTLLNPYIGYQTQVLPTGGGDSTLKNSMELSADLSGMSGTSGNQPATPSWELEPAVSLPTLPAGVSLSIESLESNMSGIAQTQTLQPWFSAQTVPQVLWFGNGQATPVTIEVRHDSRLVGEVITIMPDGSIKIGHGR, encoded by the coding sequence ATGCCGGTTACTGTCAAAACTCAGTCCAGCTCAGCGCCTTATCCATCTGCTGCCAATCATATTAAATCTTTATCCTCTGAGCACATATCTATTAAGCGTATACCTTCTAGTTCTAAACAGCTATGTTTTAAAGAAATACCATCTAAACATATAGACAACCATGCACAAGCTGGCTTCACCTTGGTTGAGATTGTGGTAGTGGTGGTTATTTTGTCCATATTTGCTGGCATGATGAGTCTGTCTGTCGGTAGCAGTGAGTCTCGCAAAAACCGTGCTTTTTATGAGCATCTGACAGATTCACTCAGCTACGTTAGGCTGTTAGCTGCTGAGGGTATGCAGCCGATGGGGTTAAGTTTGCAAGCAGACAAGCAAGGTCAAGTGACGCCTGTCATTGTGACTTTATTAAATCCATATATTGGTTACCAGACACAAGTGCTACCGACAGGTGGCGGTGATAGTACGCTCAAAAACTCAATGGAGTTGTCTGCTGATTTGTCTGGAATGTCAGGCACCTCTGGAAACCAACCAGCAACCCCAAGTTGGGAGCTTGAGCCTGCAGTATCTTTGCCAACCTTGCCTGCTGGGGTGAGCTTGAGTATTGAGAGCTTGGAGTCGAATATGTCTGGTATCGCACAAACGCAAACCTTACAGCCGTGGTTTAGTGCACAAACAGTGCCGCAAGTATTATGGTTTGGTAATGGACAGGCAACGCCTGTGACGATAGAGGTGCGTCATGACTCGCGCTTGGTCGGGGAAGTCATTACTATCATGCCTGATGGTAGTATAAAGATAGGGCATGGGCGTTAG
- the gspI gene encoding type II secretion system minor pseudopilin GspI, with protein sequence MNDKNKLIKKPISQAPTLSKREGGFTLIEVMVALAILAVVAVAASRASSAYLSSVDVLRTQTLAHFVAQNAAADLRIQEAWLTASRTQTINAQGRAWQVVMTVSDSLTPALKEVNISVAPIVDGQARSAVTDIDVMISNEQQEIGSLDLSGLGQGNLGMSGGVP encoded by the coding sequence ATGAATGACAAGAATAAACTAATAAAGAAACCTATCAGCCAAGCCCCAACGCTATCCAAGCGAGAAGGCGGATTTACCTTGATAGAGGTGATGGTGGCGCTCGCAATTTTAGCAGTGGTTGCGGTTGCGGCTAGCCGTGCCAGTAGCGCTTATTTGAGCTCAGTCGATGTACTGCGTACACAAACGCTTGCGCACTTCGTGGCACAGAATGCCGCGGCTGATTTACGGATTCAAGAGGCTTGGCTCACGGCCAGTCGCACGCAAACCATCAACGCTCAAGGTCGCGCGTGGCAAGTAGTGATGACGGTTTCGGACAGTCTTACGCCCGCATTAAAAGAGGTGAATATCAGTGTCGCTCCTATTGTTGATGGGCAAGCGCGTTCAGCGGTGACGGACATTGATGTGATGATTAGCAATGAGCAGCAAGAAATTGGCAGTCTCGACTTGAGTGGTTTAGGTCAAGGCAATCTGGGGATGTCGGGAGGTGTCCCGTGA
- a CDS encoding type II secretion system protein GspJ gives MRQQQRGFTLLELMVAMSIFAMLAVAGWQVFDSVNRARERAQFHADNLAALQYAYLQLQQDMGQIIAYQAPPTQNIRADTASAPNLNNNVNKNANNNAENNNNVNSNSGNNQVNPIAAEPFMSLDAERVSFVRYADPDPRYQTSPSIQRIDYIFANQRLIRRQYNSVEGGSESISLDTVLLDEVTAGRWHAYLPEISTKFPDANSQQGNNGNNLINASEVSSDSNKAQPMLPKLLPKGVGVSFTYQDMPITWQWALAPQTVPRNGGGHAAKTANNNGNNPENNSGNKPKNTLENNPENTPTDQ, from the coding sequence GTGAGGCAGCAGCAGCGCGGCTTTACCTTGCTCGAGCTGATGGTGGCCATGTCGATATTTGCCATGCTTGCCGTTGCAGGTTGGCAAGTGTTTGATAGTGTCAACCGTGCTCGCGAACGCGCACAGTTTCATGCTGATAACTTAGCTGCATTGCAGTATGCCTATTTACAGTTGCAACAAGACATGGGGCAGATCATTGCTTATCAAGCGCCACCGACGCAAAATATTAGGGCAGATACTGCCAGTGCGCCTAACTTGAATAACAATGTTAATAAAAATGCTAACAACAATGCTGAAAATAACAACAACGTTAATAGCAATTCAGGTAATAACCAAGTTAACCCGATAGCTGCTGAGCCTTTTATGAGTTTGGATGCTGAACGGGTTAGCTTTGTGCGTTATGCCGATCCAGATCCGCGTTATCAAACCAGCCCAAGCATACAGCGTATAGACTATATCTTTGCCAATCAGCGCCTTATTCGTCGGCAATATAATAGCGTAGAAGGGGGTTCTGAGAGCATCAGTTTAGATACGGTACTGCTAGATGAGGTGACAGCAGGACGTTGGCACGCCTACCTACCTGAGATAAGTACCAAATTTCCTGATGCAAATAGCCAACAGGGTAACAATGGCAATAATCTTATAAATGCTAGTGAAGTCAGCAGTGACAGCAATAAAGCGCAGCCTATGTTGCCTAAGCTACTGCCAAAAGGGGTGGGCGTCAGCTTTACTTATCAGGACATGCCAATCACCTGGCAGTGGGCACTTGCTCCGCAAACCGTACCGCGTAACGGTGGTGGTCATGCTGCTAAGACAGCTAATAATAACGGTAACAATCCTGAAAATAATTCTGGAAATAAACCTAAAAACACTCTTGAAAATAACCCTGAAAACACGCCAACAGATCAATAA
- the gspK gene encoding type II secretion system minor pseudopilin GspK: MTMPSKLPSDSQCGVALLTILLLVVSITVVAGAMLASQKIVIRRSGLLFNQDQLLQGINAGQQLALTVIRADNQLNDTDSEQDVWAQPLARYTMGRHSVTTELRDEASRFNINNLYHDGAVDTAALAVFQRLLNQLNLESDIAVAVLDWQDADSEVYNDGGDESVVYAQQDNIADKKLPNQPFISIEQLAEVRGISAEVLATLRPYITAVPYFLPINVNTASPVLLAALIEGATTEQMQTLIKLREQQVLSAIDELWQLPPLSALNTEQRQALTPLLAVESQAFMALITATDSSPDEAPRQRFATVLISKVSISKLSHSSESNGDINNNGNNGNDRSNSADSDANTPKVIKVVSQRLWAFRPSF, encoded by the coding sequence ATGACAATGCCATCAAAGCTGCCATCAGACTCCCAGTGTGGCGTGGCACTATTGACCATCTTATTATTGGTGGTCAGTATCACAGTCGTGGCAGGGGCGATGCTCGCCAGTCAAAAGATTGTCATTCGCCGTAGTGGTTTATTATTCAATCAAGATCAGTTGTTGCAAGGCATCAATGCAGGGCAGCAGCTGGCATTGACGGTGATACGTGCTGACAATCAGCTCAATGATACCGATAGCGAGCAAGACGTTTGGGCACAGCCATTAGCCCGCTATACTATGGGTAGGCACAGCGTCACTACCGAGCTACGTGATGAGGCCAGTCGTTTTAATATCAATAATTTATATCATGATGGCGCGGTGGATACGGCTGCACTTGCTGTGTTTCAGCGTCTATTGAATCAGCTAAACCTAGAGTCTGATATAGCCGTTGCCGTACTAGATTGGCAAGATGCGGACAGCGAGGTCTATAATGATGGTGGTGATGAAAGCGTGGTCTATGCTCAGCAAGACAATATAGCGGATAAAAAACTCCCAAATCAGCCGTTTATAAGTATTGAGCAGTTAGCAGAAGTGCGCGGAATAAGCGCTGAGGTGCTTGCGACCCTACGACCTTATATTACTGCAGTGCCTTATTTTTTACCCATTAACGTCAATACGGCAAGCCCGGTGTTACTCGCAGCACTAATAGAAGGAGCGACCACAGAACAGATGCAAACGCTGATAAAACTGCGCGAGCAGCAAGTATTGAGTGCCATCGATGAGTTGTGGCAGCTACCACCTCTTAGTGCTTTAAATACTGAGCAGCGTCAAGCACTGACCCCATTATTGGCAGTAGAGAGTCAGGCATTTATGGCGCTGATTACGGCGACTGATAGTAGTCCTGATGAGGCACCGCGGCAGAGGTTTGCGACGGTGCTGATCAGTAAGGTAAGTATCAGTAAATTAAGTCATAGTAGTGAGAGTAATGGTGATATTAACAATAATGGCAACAATGGCAACGACCGTTCTAATAGCGCTGACAGTGACGCTAATACGCCAAAAGTGATAAAAGTAGTTTCGCAGCGGTTGTGGGCATTTCGTCCTAGTTTTTAA